The bacterium genomic sequence GGCCGTGGGGGAGAACTTGCAGTTCTATGGCGGCATCTACGGGCTGCCCCCGGACGATCTGCGCCAGCGGGGCGACGAGCTGCTCGCCCGCCTTGACCTGACGGACTGGCGCACGGCGCGGACGGGGGCGCTGCCCCTGGGCTTCAAGCAGCGTCTGGCCCTGGGCGTGGCGCTGCTGCATCGGCCACCCATCCTCTTCCTGGACGAACCCACCGGCGGGGTGGATCCGGTGGCCCGGCGCCGTTTCTGGGATCTCATCTACGAGGTGGCGGACGAGGGGGCGACCGTCCTCGTCACCACCCATTTCATGGAGGAGGCCGAGTACTGCGGGCGTGTCTCGATCATGGTGGAGGGGCGGCTGGCCGCCCTGGGCACGCCGGCCGGGCTCAAGGAGCAATGGGGCGCCGCCAGCATGCAGGAGCTTTTCCTGCGGGTGGTGGCGGCATGATGGGGCGGCGCGGGGACATGGGTGGCGAGTTCCTTGAGGCCGCCGGGGCCGAGCGACGGCCATGGCCTGGATCGCTGGCGGCAGGGTCGTCCATCGATGAGGACATGAGGCGCGCGCCAGCCTCGTGCCGAAGCGGCCCTTGTCAAGGGAATGATCCGGTCCAGCAAGAAAGTGGTGGATGGACGGGGGGATAGGGGGATCATTTTTCACTTGTCCGAGTGCCCCGGGTGGGTGGGGGGTGGTGGGAGGGAAAACCGCCATTCACTCGAACATGTACGACCTGCCACGATCCTTTTCCACCATTCCTTTTCCATGGAAGTGGTGGGGCGCAGCCAGGGAGGCTGCCATGAGGCGGGTCCTCGCCATCGCCGCCAAGGAGTTCCTCCACATCCTGCGCGACCCGCGCAGCCTGCTGGTGGCCATCCTCATGCCCCTGGCCATGGTCTGGCTCTACGGCACGGCCATCGACATGGAGCTGCGCCAGCTGCCCATCGCCGTGCTGGATCAGGACGGCGGCCCCGCCGCCCGCTCCCTGGTGGCGGAGATCGGCTCCAGCGGCTTCATTCAGGTCGTGCAACACCTGGAGAAGCGGGATCAGATCGAGGCCGGCTTCCGGCGCGGCCATTTCCTGGCCGCCCTCGTCATCGCGCCGGGCTTCGGGCGCGGCCTGGGTCGCGACGGCCAGGGCGAGCTGCAACTGGTGGTGGACGGCGCCGACGGCTCCACCGCCGCCACCGTGGCCGGCTACCTGGAGCAGGCCCTGCGCCTCCACGACCAGCGGCTGGCCGGCGCGACCGGGCACGCGGTGCCGTCCGGCCTCGCCCTCGAGTCGCGCACCTGGTTCAATCCGCAGCGGGTCAGCGCCTGGTTCATCGTTCCCGGCCTCGTCGCCATCGTCCTCATCATGATCTGCGCCCTCCTCGCCAGCATCTCCATTGTGCGCGAGCGGGAGACGGGCACCCTCGAGCAGGTGCTGACCGCCCCCGTGACCCCCCTCCAGGTCATCCTGGGCAAGATCCAGCCCTACCTCCTCATCGGCGTGCTGAACACGGCTGTCATCTTCGCGGTGGGACGCTGGGTCTTCCAGGTGCCCATGGCCGGCTCCTGGCTCGCCCTCTGGGGCTACACCCTGCTCTACTTGTGGGTGGCGCTGGGCCTGGGCCTGCTCATCTCCGCCCTGGCGCGCACGCAGCAGGTGGCCATGATGCTGGCCCTCGTCGTCACCCTGCTCCCCACCCTGCTCCTCTCGGGCTTCATCTTCTCCCACGCCAGCATGCCCTGGCCCCTGCAACTGGTGGGGCAGCTCATCCCCGCCACCTGGTACCTGCGCATCATCCGCGGCGTGATGCTGGCCGGCGTCAACGCCTGGCC encodes the following:
- a CDS encoding ABC transporter ATP-binding protein, yielding MSHRPAPCLSTAPGGSTLALHAKGLTRRFGSFTAVEALDLEVARGEIFGFLGANGAGKTTAIRMFCGLLAPSAGEAWVDRLPVSSRPEEVKRRIGYMSQRFGLYEDLAVGENLQFYGGIYGLPPDDLRQRGDELLARLDLTDWRTARTGALPLGFKQRLALGVALLHRPPILFLDEPTGGVDPVARRRFWDLIYEVADEGATVLVTTHFMEEAEYCGRVSIMVEGRLAALGTPAGLKEQWGAASMQELFLRVVAA
- a CDS encoding ABC transporter permease, with the translated sequence MRRVLAIAAKEFLHILRDPRSLLVAILMPLAMVWLYGTAIDMELRQLPIAVLDQDGGPAARSLVAEIGSSGFIQVVQHLEKRDQIEAGFRRGHFLAALVIAPGFGRGLGRDGQGELQLVVDGADGSTAATVAGYLEQALRLHDQRLAGATGHAVPSGLALESRTWFNPQRVSAWFIVPGLVAIVLIMICALLASISIVRERETGTLEQVLTAPVTPLQVILGKIQPYLLIGVLNTAVIFAVGRWVFQVPMAGSWLALWGYTLLYLWVALGLGLLISALARTQQVAMMLALVVTLLPTLLLSGFIFSHASMPWPLQLVGQLIPATWYLRIIRGVMLAGVNAWPLEGSILGAMGLLLGLLALRRFRTHLDE